One Panicum virgatum strain AP13 chromosome 9K, P.virgatum_v5, whole genome shotgun sequence genomic region harbors:
- the LOC120650481 gene encoding pentatricopeptide repeat-containing protein At1g09900-like isoform X2, whose protein sequence is MASSAAAFAAAHLALPSPSSSSSDDSDDADEARILPPSPALEPEAASPPPPPQPPQPQQQPARRWLDLERDCNMAMKALARAGDVAQVADLFAELGRSASAAGAAPGVLCYNTLLNALAEDGRAAEARGVFDGMLAAGVAPTASSFNILVKLYAWRTAEFHLAYDEIRGMRGHGVAPDVGTYSTLVTGLCRAGRLDEAWGMLDWMLQEGCRPMVHTYTPILQGYCRDGHIEEARKLMDFMEGAGCPPNSVTYNILIKALCDDGRFDEVEQVLVEIKTKGLKPSSVTYNTYMDALSKKGMGEKALRLVEEMQCEATAVPGQWRKLVSAEEVACIEVKGIRRRRR, encoded by the exons AtggcttcctccgccgccgccttcgccgccgcccacctcgccctgccctccccctcctcgtcttcctccgacgactccgacgacgccgacgaagCTAGGATCCTTCCGCCCTCGCCCGCGCTGGAGCCGGAGGCAGCctccccgcccccgcctccgcagccgccgcagccgcagcagcagccggcgcgTCGGTGGCTGGACCTGGAGCGCGACTGCAACATGGCAATGAAGGCGCTGGCACGCGCGGGGGACGTCGCGCAGGTGGCCGACCTCTTCGCCGAGCTCGGGCGCTCCgcctcggccgccggcgcggcgccgggcgtCCTCTGCTACAACACGCTCCTCAACGCGCTCGCGGAGGACGGccgcgcggcggaggcccgcGGGGTGTTCGACGGAATGCtcgcggccggggtggcgcCCACCGCGTCGTCCTTCAACATCCTCGTCAAGCTCTACGCGTGGCGGACCGCCGAGTTCCACCTCGCCTACGACGAGATCCGCGGGATGCGGGGCCACGGGGTGGCCCCCGACGTCGGCACCTACTCCACGCTCGTCACCGGGCTGTGCCGCGCGGGGAGGCTCGACGAGGCGTGGGGCATGCTCGACTGGATGCTGCAGGAGGGGTGCCGCCCGATGGTGCACACCTACACGCCCATCTTGCAGGGTTATTGCCGCGATGGCCATATTGAGGAGGCTAGGAAGCTCATGGACTTTATGGAGGGTGCCGGTTGCCCACCCAATTCTGTCACTTACAATATTCTGATCAAGGCATTGTGTGACGATGGCAGATTCGATGAGGTCGAGCAGGTTTTGgttgagattaaaactaagggCCTCAAGCCCAGTTCAGTGACCTATAATACATATATGGATGCTCTCAGCAAGAAAGGCATGGGTGAGAAGGCACTTCGGCTGGTTGAGGAAATGCAATGTGAAG CGACGGCAGTACCCGGCCAATGGCGGAAGCTGGTGTCAGCGGAGGAGGTAGCGTGCATTGAGGTCAAAGGgatccggcgccggcggaggtgA
- the LOC120650481 gene encoding pentatricopeptide repeat-containing protein At2g17140-like isoform X1: MASSAAAFAAAHLALPSPSSSSSDDSDDADEARILPPSPALEPEAASPPPPPQPPQPQQQPARRWLDLERDCNMAMKALARAGDVAQVADLFAELGRSASAAGAAPGVLCYNTLLNALAEDGRAAEARGVFDGMLAAGVAPTASSFNILVKLYAWRTAEFHLAYDEIRGMRGHGVAPDVGTYSTLVTGLCRAGRLDEAWGMLDWMLQEGCRPMVHTYTPILQGYCRDGHIEEARKLMDFMEGAGCPPNSVTYNILIKALCDDGRFDEVEQVLVEIKTKGLKPSSVTYNTYMDALSKKGMGEKALRLVEEMQCEGLKLTAFTLSIVINCCCWNSKFSQVIPLLERSTELDWCAAVVAYNTLMSRLCDTGRWLALLELLAYMIKKDIIPNTRTFNIFINSLCTRGKLSVVKNLVFNHGFPANVVTYNTLIHWSYYHGKASDAENMIEYMTEVANIAPDEVTYTIMVDGFCRQGEFDKATDCFKESLKNRLSKDLLTALLNRLGRKERILNILDIFEEIERRGFVHDHMIFEGTIRSFCRFGFRQYTKMFNLEFLLDGMLGPGKELYPAHKGQGKR; the protein is encoded by the coding sequence AtggcttcctccgccgccgccttcgccgccgcccacctcgccctgccctccccctcctcgtcttcctccgacgactccgacgacgccgacgaagCTAGGATCCTTCCGCCCTCGCCCGCGCTGGAGCCGGAGGCAGCctccccgcccccgcctccgcagccgccgcagccgcagcagcagccggcgcgTCGGTGGCTGGACCTGGAGCGCGACTGCAACATGGCAATGAAGGCGCTGGCACGCGCGGGGGACGTCGCGCAGGTGGCCGACCTCTTCGCCGAGCTCGGGCGCTCCgcctcggccgccggcgcggcgccgggcgtCCTCTGCTACAACACGCTCCTCAACGCGCTCGCGGAGGACGGccgcgcggcggaggcccgcGGGGTGTTCGACGGAATGCtcgcggccggggtggcgcCCACCGCGTCGTCCTTCAACATCCTCGTCAAGCTCTACGCGTGGCGGACCGCCGAGTTCCACCTCGCCTACGACGAGATCCGCGGGATGCGGGGCCACGGGGTGGCCCCCGACGTCGGCACCTACTCCACGCTCGTCACCGGGCTGTGCCGCGCGGGGAGGCTCGACGAGGCGTGGGGCATGCTCGACTGGATGCTGCAGGAGGGGTGCCGCCCGATGGTGCACACCTACACGCCCATCTTGCAGGGTTATTGCCGCGATGGCCATATTGAGGAGGCTAGGAAGCTCATGGACTTTATGGAGGGTGCCGGTTGCCCACCCAATTCTGTCACTTACAATATTCTGATCAAGGCATTGTGTGACGATGGCAGATTCGATGAGGTCGAGCAGGTTTTGgttgagattaaaactaagggCCTCAAGCCCAGTTCAGTGACCTATAATACATATATGGATGCTCTCAGCAAGAAAGGCATGGGTGAGAAGGCACTTCGGCTGGTTGAGGAAATGCAATGTGAAGGTTTGAAACTCACAGCTTTTACTTTGAGCATTGTCATAAACTGCTGTTGTTGGAACTCGAAGTTTTCACAAGTCATTCCCTTATTAGAGAGGAGCACAGAGTTAGATTGGTGTGCTGCTGTTGTTGCATACAACACTCTGATGAGCAGACTATGTGACACAGGCAGATGGTTGGCTCTTCTGGAGCTCTTGGCGTACATGATCAAGAAAGACATCATCCCAAACACGCGTACGTTCAACATTTTCATTAATAGTCTTTGCACCAGGGGGAAGCTTTCTGTAGTAAAGAATCTGGTTTTCAATCATGGGTTTCCTGCAAATGTTGTGACATACAATACACTTATCCATTGGTCTTACTACCATGGGAAGGCTAGTGATGCAGAGAACATGATTGAGTACATGACAGAAGTAGCCAATATTGCTCCGGATGAAGTCACCTATACCATAATGGTTGATGGATTTTGCCGACAAGGAGAATTTGATAAGGCTACTGATTGTTTTAAAGAATCTCTCAAGAATAGACTGTCAAAGGATCTTCTTACTGCCCTTTTAAATAGGCTTGGTCGCAAGGAAAGAATCTTGAACATACTTGATATATTCGAGGAAATTGAAAGACGAGGTTTTGTCCATGATCACATGATATTTGAGGGTACAATTAGATCATTTTGTAGGTTTGGTTTTCGTCAGTATACAAAGATGTTTAATCTGGAATTTCTTCTTGATGGAATGTTGGGACCTGGAAAGGAACTATACCCTGCCCATAAGGGTCAAGGAAAGAGATAA